One Aethina tumida isolate Nest 87 chromosome 5, icAetTumi1.1, whole genome shotgun sequence genomic window carries:
- the LOC126265713 gene encoding UDP-glycosyltransferase UGT5-like, whose product MNLQYLFNLTILVTYFNFGHSYKILVVFPIPQSSHFILGSTLAKGLANAGHDVTFLSPTEDKHPPENGTYRQLVLHQLHQEYERHNVNMFELICSIFQTLKFFNMLNSLTELVINSTEVEELANNKEEFDAVIIEEFMTDALKVFQYLFNAKLIAYSPVGPNYMINDLVGNPSALAYVPEIDLSFTNPMSFVDRAENFLMYISEMILKHWVMKPAQEELLRKYHPNAPSIDELRSCVFLILMNSHISTHQATPIVPGMIPIGGYHVQPSKGFEDQELKEFLDNADEGVIYFSLGSILKSTDLPKEKVNILLNTFGQLKQKVVWKWENDELPSKPKNVKIMKWSPQQEILGHPNVKLFISHGGLLSTIETIYHGKPVLAIPIFGDQPSNTQQMVDAGFALRHDYHNLTDSEELLAKIIELLNNPRYYDNAQLRSRIFHDREVKPMDTIIFWVEYVIRHNGASHLKVAGINLPWYKYYLIDVILFMFITIVISISIFLWIMLHIFKICLRKTNVTNMFEYKKIN is encoded by the exons ATGAATCTTCAATActtattcaatttaacaattttggtcacatattttaatttcggaCACTCATACAAGATATTAGTGGTATTTCCAATACCACAATCCAGTCATTTTATATTGGGTAGTACCCTCGCAAAAGGTTTAGCAAATGCCGGACACgatgttacatttttatcacCGACTGAAGATAAACATCCACCGGAAAACGGAACTTATAGGCAACTAGTGCTCCATCAACTTCATCAAGAATACGAAC GTCACAATGTTAATATGTTTGAATTGATATGTTCCATATTccaaacattgaaattttttaatatgctgAATTCATTGACGGAACTGGTAATCAACTCCACAGAAGTTGAAGAGCTAGCTAATAACAAAGAGGAATTTGACGCAGTGATCATCGAGGAATTTATGACCGATGCCCTCAAGGTTTTTCAATACTTGTTTAATGCCAAATTGATCGCGTACAGTCCAGTGGGACCTAATTATATGATCAATGATTTGGTCGGAAACCCGTCGGCTCTCGCTTATGTTCCCGAAATAGATTTGTCTTTTACAAATCCCATGAGTTTTGTCGACCGTGCCGAAAATTTCCTAATGTACATTTctgaaatgattttaaaacactGGGTCATGAAACCAGCCCAGGAGGAGCTTCTGAGGAAATATCATCCAAATGCTCCCAGTATAGATGAATTGCGAAGTTGTGTGTTTTTGATTCTTATGAATTCTCACATTAGTACTCATCAAGCTACTCCGATCGTTCCCGGTATGATACCAATTGGAGGATACCACGTACAACCATCAAAAGGATTCGAAGATCAAGAATTAAAGGAATTTTTGGACAACGCAGATGAAGGTGTGATTTACTTCAGCTTGGGTTCCATCTTGAAAAGTACAGATTTACCaaaagaaaaagtaaatattttactaaacacATTTGGACAGTTGAAACAGAAGGTTGTGTGGAAGTGGGAAAATGATGAGTTACCCAGTAAacctaaaaatgtaaagatcATGAAGTGGTCCCCACAACAAGAGATTttag GCCATCCAAATGTGAAGCTTTTCATTTCACATGGAGGATTATTGAGTACTATAGAAACTATATACCACGGTAAACCTGTGTTGGCTATTCCAATATTTGGAGATCAACCATCAAATACGCAACAGATGGTTGACGCAGGTTTTGCTTTAAGACACGACTACCATAATTTAACTGATTCCGAAGAACTTCTggctaaaattattgaacTGCTGAACAATCCAAG ATATTATGATAATGCTCAGTTGAGATCAAGAATATTTCATGATAGAGAAGTTAAACCAATGGatactataattttttggGTGGAATATGTTATCAGACACAATGGAGCATCTCATCTTAAAGTTGCAGGAATAAATTTACCGTGGTATAAGTATTATCTCAttgatgttatattatttatgtttattacgaTTGTCATctcaatatcaatatttttatggatcATGCTTCACATTTTTAAGATATGTTTGAGGAAGACTAACGTGACAAATATGTTTGAGTATAAAAAGATtaactaa
- the LOC109599106 gene encoding UDP-glycosyltransferase UGT5, with translation MRTFKTLLTLLGISSLCNGYKILLVFPVPSRSHFNLGSALARGLANAGHDVTLLSPYDDDYVPTNGSYRPVVLSEVLEKYNENKMDMFTSDESASTFFKMFREMVSLVSRGTLGSTKVKKLLDDGETFDAVIVEEFMSDSLKVFSHLFKGHLISYSSIGPTSLVSNLVGNPFPLSFIPEVNSGLPVKMSFFQRVYNLWIHLFFKVFFAFAIPDQEKVLKEYYPDSPSIEELKKNITLVLMNSHVSNFQPVPTVPKMVAIGGYHVQPPKGLPKDLKHYLDKAEHGVVYFSMGSVLKSKNMPKEKIDILIGAFKQLKQKVLWKWEDDNLPGIPDNVRTMKWVPQADVLAHPNVKLFITHSGLLSTTETIYFGKPVLCIPIFGDQPINAQNMVNHGFALRHDYKNLTNSEEFLYKIKEMLNNPKYYENAQTRSKIMHDRKVKPIDEAVFWVEYVIRHNGAEHLRVAGEDLTWYQYHLIDVVLFVSAVVLLVLTGLFVLLRFITRKILGCKCINKCEMNKKYKKN, from the exons ATGCGGACATTCAAGACACTCTTAACCTTGTTGGGTATTTCAAGTTTGTGTAATGgatacaaaattttactagTGTTTCCTGTACCTTCAAGAAGTCATTTCAATTTAGGAAGTGCTTTGGCCCGAGGATTGGCTAATGCTGGACACGATGTAACTCTTCTAAGCCCTTACGATGATGATTATGTTCCAACTAATGGATCTTATAGGCCGGTAGTGTTGAGTGAAgtgttagaaaaatataatg aaaataaaatggacATGTTTACTTCTGACGAATCAGCATCAacattctttaaaatgtttaggGAAATGGTAAGCCTAGTTTCTAGGGGTACGTTAGGGTcaacaaaagtaaaaaaattgttggatGATGGAGAAACTTTCGATGCAGTCATCGTGGAAGAATTTATGTCAGATTCATTGAAAGTATTTAGTCATCTCTTTAAGggacatttaatttcatatagcAGCATTGGACCAACTTCATTAGTCAGTAACCTTGTTGGAAATCCATTTCCTTTATCGTTTATACCGGAAGTGAATTCAGGTTTACCTGTAAAAATGTCATTCTTCCAAAGAGTATATAACTTATGGattcatttgtttttcaaaGTTTTCTTTGCGTTCGCCATTCCTGATCAAGAAAAAGTCCTTAAAGAATATTATCCAGACTCTCCATCTATAGAagaattgaagaaaaatataactttggtGTTGATGAATTCACATGTTAGTAACTTTCAACCAGTTCCAACTGTTCCAAAGATGGTAGCAATAGGCGGTTACCATGTGCAACCTCCGAAAGGTCTTCCCAAAgatttgaaacattatttggaTAAGGCCGAACATGGTGTTGTGTACTTTAGTATGGGTTCCGTTTTAAAGAGCAAAAATATGCCTAAGGAGAAAATCGATATCCTTATTGGAGCATTcaaacaactcaaacaaaaagtacTTTGGAAATGGGAAGATGATAATTTACCAGGGATTCCAGATAATGTAAGGACAATGAAGTGGGTACCCCAGGCGGATGTTTtgg CTCACCCTAATgtcaaattgtttattactcACAGTGGTTTACTCAGTACCacagaaacaatttattttggaaaacCTGTACTGTGTATACCAATTTTTGGAGATCAACCGATAAACGCACAAAATATGGTGAATCATGGATTTGCACTACGCCATGATTACAAAAATCTGACCAATTCTGAagaatttttgtacaaaataaagGAAATGTTGAACAATCCTAA GTACTATGAAAATGCTCAGACTAGATCCAAAATTATGCATGACAGAAAAGTTAAGCCTATTGATGAAGCAGTGTTTTGGGTCGAGTATGTAATACGTCACAATGGTGCGGAACATCTTCGTGTGGCCGGTGAAGACTTGACATGGTACCAATATCATCTTATAGATGTTGTGCTCTTTGTATCTGCTGTGGTACTGCTAGTATTGACAGGATTGTTTGTACTTTTGAGGTTCATCACTAGAAAAATATTAGGTTGtaaatgcataaataaatgtgaaatgaaTAAGAAGTACAAGAAGAATTAG
- the LOC126265712 gene encoding UDP-glycosyltransferase UGT5-like, translated as MTLTYRIVLTLLAIATLCNGYKLLVVFPLPSKSNFNLGSALARGLADAGHDVTLLMPYEDKYNPTNGTYRSIVLHEIFEEHSKNEMDMFASRESTSQFFKMFSEMIDIVSRGTLGSSKVKKMLDDGETFDAVIVEEFMIDSLKVFRHLFKAHLISYTSIGANPMVNDLVGNPSPLSFIPSMNSGLPIKMTFFQRVYNLFIDLFSKIFFALAVPDQDKLLKQYYPDAPSVEELKKNVSLVLMNSHVSNFQPVPTVPKMIAIGGYHVQPPKGLPKDLKDYLDKAEHGVVYFSMGSILKSKNMPREKVEVLLGAFKQLKQKVLWKWEEDNLPGIPENVRTMKWVPQADVLAHPNVKLFITHGGLLSSTETIYFGKPVLAIPIFGDQPANAQNMVNHGFALSHNYKDLTNSNEFLAKIKEMLNNPKYYENAQARSKIMHDRKVKPMDEAVFWVEYVIRHNGAQHLRVAGEDLTWYQYLLLDVVAFVFVAVVLLLAVLIAMLRWVTKKVLRCQCASKSDKDKKVKKH; from the exons ATGACACTGACCTACAGGATAGTGCTAACCTTGTTGGCCATTGCTACTTTATGCAATGGATATAAACTTTTGGTGGTATTTCCATTGCCTTCTAAgagtaatttcaatttaggAAGTGCGTTAGCGCGAGGACTGGCTGATGCAGGACACGATGTAACTCTTCTGATGCCTTATGAAGACAAATATAACCCTACCAATGGAACGTATAGGTCCATAGTGttacatgaaatttttgaagaacACAGTA aaaatgAAATGGACATGTTTGCCTCTAGAGAATCAACATCgcaattctttaaaatgttttctgaAATGATAGACATTGTATCTAGGGGAACTTTGGGATCATCAAAAGTTAAGAAAATGTTAGACGACGGGGAGACTTTTGACGCAGTCATTGTAGAAGAATTTATGATAGAttcattaaaagtatttagaCATCTTTTTAAGGCACATTTAATCTCATACACCAGCATTGGGGCCAATCCAATGGTCAATGATCTTGTTGGTAATCCATCTCCATTGTCGTTTATACCTTCAATGAATTCCGGTTTACCTATAAAGATGACATTTTTCCAAAGAGTTTACAACctctttattgatttattctcCAAAATTTTCTTTGCTCTCGCGGTGCCTGATCAAgataaacttcttaaacagtATTATCCAGATGCCCCATCTGTGGAGGAACTAAAGAAAAATGTATCATTGGTGTTAATGAATTCGCATGTTAGCAATTTTCAACCAGTACCAACAGTTCCAAAAATGATAGCAATAGGTGGTTACCATGTTCAGCCCCCAAAAGGCCTCCCCAAAGACCTAAAAGATTATTTGGATAAAGCGGAACATGGAGTTGTATACTTCAGCATGGGTTCTATTTTAAAGAGCAAAAACATGCCAAGAGAAAAGGTGGAAGTTCTTCTTGGAGCGTTCAAGCAACTCAAACAGAAGGTCCTCTGGAAATGGGAAGAGGATAACTTGCCTGGAATACCAGAAAACGTTAGAACAATGAAATGGGTACCACAAGCAGACGTCCTAG CTCACCCTAacgtaaaattattcataacacACGGTGGCCTACTCAGTTCAacagaaacaatttatttcggAAAACCCGTTTTGGCCATACCAATTTTTGGTGATCAACCGGCAAACGCACAGAATATGGTAAACCATGGATTTGCACTAAGCCATAATTACAAAGATCTGACGAACTCAAACGAATTTTTGgccaaaattaaagaaatgctGAACAATCCTaa GTATTATGAAAATGCTCAAGCGAGATCAAAAATTATGCATGACAGAAAAGTTAAGCCTATGGATGAAGCCGTGTTTTGGGTTGAATATGTCATACGTCACAATGGTGCTCAGCACCTTCGTGTGGCTGGCGAAGACTTAACGTGGTACCAATATCTACTTCTAGATGTTGTGGCCTTTGTATTTGTTGCTGTAGTACTATTGTTGGCAGTATTAATTGCAATGTTGCGATGGGTtactaaaaaagtattaagatGTCAGTGTGCAAGTAAGAGTGATAAAGATAAGAAGGTCAAAAAGCATTAG
- the LOC109599115 gene encoding UDP-glycosyltransferase UGT5: MLHTFGIVFTLLAITVLCHGYKLLVVFPMPSKSHFNLGTALARGFANAGHDVTFLSPYEDNYVPTNGTYRSLVLNEVLEKHSKNEHDLFKSGDSTSKFFKIITEMLDLISRETLGSASVKKLLEDGETFDAVILEEFRIDSLKIFRHLFKAHLIAYSSIGANAMINDLVANPSPLSFIPEMNSDLPVKMSFFQRIYNLYLHLLFKAFFQNVMTPNQEKLLREYYPDSPSIEDLKKNVSLVLMNSHVSNFQPVPSVPKMIEIGGYHVQPPKGLHKDLKDFLDNAEHGVVYFSMGSILKSKNMPREKINILLRAFKELKQKVLWKWEDDNLPGLPDNVRTMKWVPQSDVLAHPNVKLFITHGGLLSTTETIYFGKPVLCIPIFGDQPVNAQNMVYKGFALRYDYKDLTNSEKFLAKINEMLNNPKYYENAQTRSKIMHDRKVKPIDEAVFWVEYVIRHNGAEHLRVAGEDLTWYQYALLDVVMFVIVVVIIVLTGLFVLLRCVIRKLLGCRCKSNSEKSKKVKRN; this comes from the exons ATGTTGCACACTTTCGGAATAGTGTTCACTTTATTGGCTATTACAGTTTTGTGTCATGGTTATAAACTTTTAGTGGTATTTCCAATGCCTTCTAAAAGTCATTTCAACCTGGGAACTGCTTTGGCGCGTGGTTTTGCTAATGCAGGACACGATGTAACTTTTCTGAGCCCTTATGAAGACAATTATGTACCTACTAATGGAACGTACAGATCTTTAGTACTAAATGAAGTTTTGGAAAAACACAGCA AAAATGAACATGATTTGTTTAAGTCTGGGGATTCgacttcaaaattttttaaaataatcacagAAATGCTAGATCTGATATCTAGGGAAACTTTAGGGTCAGCaagtgttaaaaaattattggaggATGGGGAGACGTTTGATGCAGTTATTTTGGAAGAATTTAGGAtagattcattaaaaatatttagacatcTTTTTAAAGCACATTTAATAGCATACAGCAGCATTGGGGCCAATGCAATGATCAACGATCTTGTTGCCAATCCATCTCCATTATCGTTTATACCGGAAATGAATTCGGATTTACCCgtaaaaatgtcatttttccAAAGAATTTATAACCTCTACCTCCATTTACTTTTCAAAGCTTTCTTCCAAAATGTAATGACACCTAACCAAGAAAAACTACTTAGGGAATATTATCCAGATTCCCCAAGTATAGAGGatctgaaaaaaaatgtatcacTGGTATTAATGAATTCGCATGTTAGCAATTTCCAACCGGTTCCATCAGTTCCAAAGATGATTGAAATTGGAGGTTACCATGTTCAACCTCCAAAGGGCCTACACAaagatttaaaagattttttggaCAATGCAGAACATGGTGTTGTATATTTCAGTATGGGTTCTATTTTAAAGAGCAAAAATATGCCAAGGGAAAAGATCAATATCCTTCTTAGAGCATTCAAGGAACTCAAGCAGAAGGTACTGTGGAAATGGGAAGACGACAATTTACCTGGATTGCCAGATAATGTTAGGACAATGAAGTGGGTACCTCAGTCAGACGTTTTAG cTCATcctaatgtaaaattattcataactcATGGTGGTTTACTTAGCACCACTGAAACAATTTACTTCGGAAAACCTGTATTGTGCATACCAATTTTTGGGGATCAGCCGGTGAACGCACAGAATATGGTATACAAGGGATTTGCACTTAGGTATGATTACAAAGATCTGACAAATTCAGAAAAGTTTTTGgcgaaaataaatgaaatgctTAACAATCCCaa gtaCTACGAAAATGCTCAGACCAGATCCAAAATTATGCATGACAGGAAAGTTAAGCCTATCGATGAAGCAGTATTTTGGGTTGAGTATGTGATACGTCACAATGGTGCTGAACATCTTCGTGTGGCTGGTGAAGACTTGACGTGGTACCAATATGCTCTCTTAGATGTTGTGATGTTTGTAATTGTTGTTGTGATAATAGTATTGACAGGATTGTTTGTACTTTTGCGGTgtgttattagaaaattattaggaTGTAGGTGCAAAAGTAACTCTGAGAAGAGTAAGAAAGTCAAGAGGAATTAG
- the LOC109599118 gene encoding UDP-glycosyltransferase UGT5-like: MTQTFSVVLTLLAIVSLCNGYKLLLVFPVLSRSHFNLGSALARGLANAGHDVTLISPYDDDYVPTNGTYRSIALNELLEKYNNQNIDMFTYSESTSEFFKVFGEMLNQMVRGTLGSAKVKKLVDDGETFDAVIIEEFMMDSLKVFRHLFKAHFIAYSSVGPTTIINDLVGNPTPLSFVPEMNSGLPIKMSFFQRVCNLWTHVFFKLFFGFVIPDHEKILKEYYPDSPSIEELKKNISLVLLNSHVSNFQPVPTVPKMIEIGGYHVQPPKGLPKDLKDYLDKAEHGVVYFSMGSVLKSKNMPKEKIDILIGAFKQLKQKLLWKWEDDKLPGIPDNVRIMKWVPQADVLAHPNVKLFITHGGLLSTTETIYFGKPVLCIPIFGDQPINAQNMVNHGFALRHDYKDLTNSNDFLDKIKEMLNNPKYYENAQTRSKIMHDRKVKPIDEAVFWVEYVIRHNGAEHLRVAGEDLTWYQYYLIDVVIFVFVVVLLVLSGLCGLLRFIIRKILVCKYINKCDKIKVKKN, translated from the exons ATGACACAAACATTCAGTGTAGTGCTAACCTTGTTAGCTATTGTAAGCTTGTGTAATGGATATAAACTGTTACTGGTGTTCCCTGTGCTTTCAAGAAGTCATTTCAATTTAGGAAGTGCTTTAGCACGAGGATTGGCTAATGCAGGACACGATGTAACACTTATAAGCCCTTACGATGACGATTATGTTCCTACTAACGGAACATATAGATCGATAGCGTTGAATGAACTTTTGGAAAAATACAACA accaaAATATTGACATGTTCACCTACAGCGAATCTACATCAGAATTCTTTAAAGTGTTTGGGGAAATGTTAAACCAAATGGTTAGAGGAACTTTGGGGTCAGCAAAAGTGAAGAAATTGGTGGATGATGGAGAGACTTTTGATGCAGTCATTATAGAAGAATTTATGATGGAttcattaaaagtatttagaCATCTATTTAAGGCTCATTTCATCGCATACAGTAGCGTTGGACCAACTACAATTATCAACGATCTTGTTGGAAATCCAACTCCATTGTCCTTCGTACCGGAAATGAATTCAGGTTTACCCATAAAAATGTCATTCTTCCAAAGAGTTTGTAACTTATGGACTcacgtattttttaaacttttctttGGGTTCGTTATTCCTGATCatgaaaaaattcttaaagaaTATTACCCAGATTCTCCCTCAATAGAGGAATTAAAGAAGAATATATCATTGGTTTTATTGAATTCACATGTTAGTAATTTTCAACCAGTTCCAACAGTTCCGAAGATGATAGAAATAGGTGGTTACCATGTGCAGCCTCCGAAAGGTCTTCCCAAAGATTTGAAAGATTATTTGGATAAAGCCGAACATGGTGTTGTGTACTTTAGTATGGGTTCCGTTTTAAAGAGCAAAAATATGCCTAAGGAGAAAATAGATATCCTTATTGGAGCATTcaaacaactcaaacaaaaattactttggAAATGGGAAGATGATAAATTACCAGGGATTCCAGATAATGTAAGGATAATGAAATGGGTACCACAGGCGGATGTTTTgg ctCACCctaatgtcaaattatttattactcacGGTGGTTTACTCAGTACCacagaaacaatttattttggaaaacCTGTACTGTGTATACCTATTTTTGGAGATCAGCCGATAAATGCACAGAATATGGTGAACCATGGATTTGCTCTACGTCATGATTATAAAGATTTGACGAATTCCAACGACTTTttggataaaattaaagaaatgctGAACAATCCCAAGTACTATGAAAATGCTCAGACCAGATCCAAAATTATGCATGACAGAAAAGTTAAACCTATCGATGAAGCGGTGTTTTGGGTCGAGTATGTGATACGTCATAATGGTGCTGAACATCTTCGTGTGGCCGGTGAAGACTTGACGTGGTACCAATATTACCTTATAGATGTAGTAATATTTGTGTTTGTGGTTGTATTACTTGTATTATCAGGACTGTGTGGACTTTTGAGATTCatcattagaaaaatattagtatgtaaatatataaataaatgtgataaGATTAAGGTCAAGAAGAATTAA
- the LOC109599112 gene encoding UDP-glycosyltransferase UGT5: MTKKFGVVLTLLVFVSFCSGYKLLLVFPVPSRSHFNLGSALARGLANAGHDVTLLSPYNDKYVPTNGTYRPIELNEIAEEYNKYGMDMFTFGESTTKLFKMFTDLINLISRGTLGSPKVKKLLDNGETFDAVILEEFTTDALKVFRHLFKAHLIAYSSVGPNSMVNDLVGNPSPLSFIPEMNSGLPMKMSFFQRVYNLWIHVFFKVFFALAMPNQEILLKEYYPDSPSIEDLKKNISLVLMNSHVSNFQPVPTVPKMVAIGGYHVQPPKGLPKDLKDYLDNAEHGVVYFSMGSVLKSKNMPREKIDVLIGAFKQLKQKVLWKWEEDNLPGIPDNVRTMKWVPQADVLAHPNVKLFITHSGLLSTTETIYYGKPVLCIPIFGDQPINAQNMVNHGFALRHDYKDLTNSEEFLSKINEMLNNPKYYENAQMRSKIMHDRKVRPIDEAAFWVEYVIRHNGAEHLRVAGEDLTWYQYLLIDVVLLVSAVVLLVLTGCFVLLRCITRKILGKYCRCKSTSEKNKKIKKN, translated from the exons ATGACTAAAAAATTCGGAGTAGTGCTAACTTTGTTAGTTTTTGTAAGTTTCTGCAGCggatataaacttttattagtatttcctGTACCTTCAAGAAGTCATTTCAATTTAGGAAGTGCATTGGCACGAGGTTTGGCTAATGCAGGACACGATGTAACACTTCTAAGCCcttataatgataaatatgttCCCACTAATGGAACGTATAGACCAATAGAGTTGAACGAAATTGCAGAAGAATATAACA aatatggAATGGACATGTTTACCTTCGGTGAATCaaccacaaaattatttaaaatgttcaccGATTTAATTAACCTAATATCTAGGGGTACTTTAGGGTCTCCTAAGGTTAAGAAATTGCTCGATAATGGAGAGACATTTGATGCAGTCATTTTGGAAGAATTTACCACAGACGCGTTGAAAGTATTTAGACATCTGTTTAAGGCACATTTAATTGCTTACAGTAGCGTTGGCCCAAACTCAATGGTTAATGATCTCGTTGGAAACCCATCTCCGTTGTCGTTTATACCAGAAATGAATTCAGGTTTACCCATGAAAATGTCGTTCTTCCAAAGAGTTTACAATCTTTGGATTCATGTGTTCTTCAAAGTGTTCTTTGCGCTGGCCATGCCCAATCAGGAAATACttcttaaagaatattatcCGGACTCTCCGTCCATAGAggatttgaagaaaaatatatcgTTGGTCTTAATGAATTCGCATGTGAGTAATTTTCAACCGGTGCCAACAGTTCCCAAGATGGTGGCTATAGGCGGTTACCACGTGCAGCCTCCGAAAGGGCTTCCCAAAGATTTGAAAGATTATTTGGATAATGCCGAACATGGTGTTGTGTACTTTAGTATGGGCTCTGTTTTAAAGAGCAAAAATATGCCGAGGGAAAAAATCGACGTTCTTATTGGAGCGTTCAAACAACTTAAGCAGAAAGTGCTTTGGAAATGGGAGGAGGATAATTTACCAGGAATACCAGATAATGTAAGAACAATGAAGTGGGTCCCGCAAGCAGATGTTttag ccCACCCTAACGTAAAGCTATTTATAACACACAGTGGTTTACTCAGTACCACTGAAACAATTTACTATGGAAAACCTGTATTGTGTATACCAATTTTTGGAGATCAGCCGATAAACGCCCAGAATATGGTGAACCATGGATTTGCTCTGCGCCATGATTACAAAGATCTGACAAATTCCGAAGAGtttttgtctaaaataaacgaaatgcTGAACAATCCTAA gtaCTATGAAAATGCTCAGATGAGATCCAAAATTATGCATGACAGAAAAGTTAGGCCTATCGATGAAGCCGCCTTTTGggttgaatatgtgatacgacACAATGGTGCTGAACATCTTCGTGTGGCTGGTGAAGACTTGACGTGGTACCAATATCTTCTTATTGATGTTGTGCTTTTGGTATCTGCTGTGGTACTACTAGTATTGACAGGATGTTTTGTACTTTTGAGATGTATTACTAGAAAAATTTTAGGCAAATATTGTAGGTGCAAAAGTACAAGTGAGAAGAATAAGAAAATCAAGAAGAATTAG